One window of the Pelmatolapia mariae isolate MD_Pm_ZW linkage group LG15, Pm_UMD_F_2, whole genome shotgun sequence genome contains the following:
- the LOC134642956 gene encoding small ribosomal subunit protein eS12-like has product MAEEGSPAGGVMDVNTALPEVLKTALIHDGLARGIREAAKALDKRQAHLCVLAANCDEPMYVMLVEALCAEHQINLIKQSCRRCDGCQHRSP; this is encoded by the exons ATGGCCGAGGAAGG CAGTCCTGCCGGAGGTGTGATGGATGTCAACACCGCTCTCCCTGAAGTGCTCAAGACCGCACTCATCCACGATGGCCTGGCCCGAGGTATCCGTGAGGCTGCCAAGGCTCTGGACAA ACGTCAAGCCCATCTCTGCGTGCTTGCTGCCAACTGCGATGAGCCCATGTATGTCATGCTGGTGGAGGCCCTCTGTGCCGAGCATCAGATCAATCTCATCAAG CAGTCCTGCCGGAGGTGTGATGGATGTCAACACCGCTCTCCCTGA